Proteins encoded by one window of Fischerella sp. PCC 9605:
- the ptsP gene encoding phosphoenolpyruvate--protein phosphotransferase has protein sequence MVGIVIVSHSKRLAEGVRELAAQMVQGKVPLAVAAGIDDPENPLGTDAMQVYNAIASVYSDDGVLVLMDLGSALMSAEMALEFLPEEHQQKVHLCAAPLVEGAIAATVAAAAGNNIQQVIAEAQGALIAKATQLGVVDHLTPYPSPLAERGEKQNTKEIRLTVSNRLGLHARPAARFVGCAARFQSQIKVRNVTKGSDFVRADSINQVAMLGVRQGHEIVITATGSDADEALAALQALIESNFGEDDRALEPHPTTSPPHLPISASPPSSLQGIPASPGVAIAPSFQFRKIPLALHQITPISIQEYHVKNPEFEWQRLQSALQTARQEIQTLLSNASIQIGDAEAAIFDAHLLFLEDPTLIEAAQQRVFTYHLNAEAAWQGVVDEVASNYHHLDDPYLRERVADVVDVGQRVLRVLSGAPVTAVEISQPAILVAADLNPSDTAGLDPTKVLGICITAGSATSHSAILARSLGIPAIVGLPAEILQLADGTLLAIDGETGRVWIEPEPDTLAALQAKRDTQQAAQQQALNIARQPCLTRDGSAITVFANIGSIADTQQALKLGAEGVGLLRTEFLYLNRTTAPSEEEQLTVYQAIAQILDTRPLIIRTLDVGGDKPLPYLGMQSETNPFLGWRGIRFCLDRPQVLKTQLRAILRASFGQQIKIMFPMIAAVAEIQAAKAMLTEVQAELRQAGIAFDETMEVGIMVEVPAAVAIADQLAAEVDFFSIGTNDLSQYVMAADRTNPKVANLADAFHPAVLRMIQQTIQTGHAAGIWVGLCGEMASDPLAAPILLGLGLDEVSLNPHAIPGFKVAIAQLTMAQAEAIATTALQQDSAAKVRALVSTSVD, from the coding sequence GTGGTTGGAATTGTCATTGTTTCTCACAGCAAACGGTTAGCAGAAGGTGTGCGGGAGCTAGCAGCCCAAATGGTTCAAGGCAAAGTCCCTTTAGCCGTGGCCGCAGGAATTGACGATCCAGAAAACCCGCTAGGTACAGATGCTATGCAGGTTTATAATGCGATCGCATCTGTTTACAGTGATGATGGTGTCCTGGTGTTAATGGATCTGGGTAGCGCCTTGATGAGTGCGGAAATGGCGTTGGAGTTTCTCCCAGAAGAACATCAACAGAAAGTACACCTGTGTGCAGCACCTCTGGTAGAAGGTGCGATCGCCGCAACAGTCGCAGCCGCAGCTGGTAATAATATTCAGCAAGTAATCGCCGAAGCACAGGGAGCATTAATAGCAAAAGCGACTCAATTAGGTGTAGTCGACCACCTCACCCCCTACCCCTCTCCACTAGCGGAGAGGGGAGAAAAACAAAACACAAAAGAAATTCGTCTGACTGTCAGCAATAGGCTAGGATTACATGCCCGTCCAGCAGCTCGATTTGTGGGATGTGCTGCCCGGTTTCAATCGCAAATTAAGGTACGTAATGTTACTAAAGGTAGTGATTTTGTCCGTGCTGACAGCATTAACCAAGTGGCAATGCTAGGGGTGCGCCAAGGACACGAAATAGTCATTACTGCGACTGGTTCCGATGCAGATGAAGCACTAGCTGCATTGCAAGCATTAATTGAAAGCAACTTTGGCGAAGATGACCGCGCTTTAGAACCTCACCCCACCACCTCACCACCCCATCTCCCCATCTCTGCCTCTCCTCCCTCTTCCCTGCAAGGCATTCCCGCTTCGCCCGGAGTCGCGATCGCACCCAGCTTCCAATTTAGAAAAATACCCCTTGCCTTACATCAAATCACCCCTATATCAATCCAGGAATATCACGTAAAAAATCCTGAGTTTGAGTGGCAACGTTTACAATCAGCTCTACAAACTGCTCGACAGGAAATTCAGACTTTGCTCTCAAACGCATCAATTCAAATTGGTGATGCAGAAGCAGCTATATTTGATGCCCATCTGTTATTTCTAGAAGACCCAACCCTGATTGAAGCAGCACAGCAACGCGTCTTTACCTACCATCTCAATGCTGAAGCCGCTTGGCAAGGAGTTGTAGATGAGGTGGCAAGTAACTATCATCACCTTGACGATCCCTATTTACGAGAGCGAGTAGCTGATGTCGTCGATGTGGGACAGCGAGTGTTACGAGTATTATCTGGTGCTCCTGTAACTGCTGTGGAGATATCCCAACCTGCGATTTTAGTTGCTGCTGATTTAAATCCTTCTGATACAGCAGGGTTAGACCCAACAAAAGTTTTGGGCATTTGTATTACTGCGGGTAGTGCTACTTCCCACAGTGCCATCCTTGCCCGTTCATTGGGCATCCCTGCAATCGTTGGTTTACCAGCAGAGATATTGCAACTTGCAGATGGAACCCTCCTCGCCATAGACGGTGAGACGGGTAGGGTATGGATAGAACCAGAACCAGACACTTTAGCAGCACTGCAAGCAAAGCGGGATACACAGCAAGCTGCCCAACAACAAGCACTGAACATTGCACGCCAGCCTTGTTTAACTCGCGACGGTAGCGCTATTACTGTATTTGCGAATATTGGCAGTATAGCTGATACACAACAAGCTCTGAAATTGGGCGCGGAGGGTGTAGGATTACTTCGCACCGAGTTTCTTTATCTTAATCGTACAACTGCTCCTTCGGAAGAAGAGCAACTAACAGTTTATCAAGCGATCGCTCAAATTTTAGATACCCGTCCTTTGATCATTCGCACTCTCGATGTAGGTGGAGACAAACCACTTCCCTATTTGGGAATGCAGTCTGAAACTAATCCTTTTTTAGGTTGGCGCGGTATTCGTTTTTGTCTGGATCGTCCGCAAGTGTTGAAAACTCAGTTGCGAGCAATTTTAAGAGCCAGTTTTGGACAGCAGATCAAAATCATGTTTCCAATGATTGCCGCTGTAGCAGAAATACAAGCAGCAAAAGCTATGCTAACTGAAGTACAAGCAGAACTACGTCAGGCTGGTATCGCTTTTGATGAAACAATGGAAGTGGGCATCATGGTAGAAGTGCCAGCAGCGGTTGCCATTGCCGACCAGTTAGCCGCAGAAGTAGACTTTTTTAGCATTGGCACTAACGACCTCAGTCAGTATGTGATGGCAGCAGACCGCACCAACCCAAAAGTAGCAAATTTGGCTGATGCCTTCCATCCCGCAGTGTTGCGAATGATCCAGCAAACCATCCAGACTGGACATGCTGCTGGCATATGGGTAGGGTTGTGTGGCGAAATGGCATCAGACCCTTTGGCAGCACCAATTTTATTAGGATTGGGGCTAGATGAAGTTAGTCTAAATCCCCACGCTATCCCTGGATTTAAAGTTGCGATCGCACAATTGACAATGGCACAAGCAGAGGCGATCGCAACAACAGCATTGCAACAAGATTCTGCTGCTAAAGTTAGAGCATTAGTTTCGACTTCAGTGGATTAA
- the mltA gene encoding murein transglycosylase A has protein sequence MNKTLALVSLSLGIFLVNPICSVLAQVPNFTPQPLPGNFPEQSPPQVPISVPEVQPPLKPITLEIVCTPAYQCLGWDEQIWGTKGKRGDRKALLTAIDNSLRYLTTTKAIAAYQNYPIPEITLDRVRRSLQRFRQLVVSSKSPAQLQAAVRKEFVFYKSVGNDGQGTVKFTAYYEPVYTASRVRTSVYKYPVYRLPSDFDQWAKPHPKRIDLEGKDGLLGDKSPLHGLELFWFRDRLDPYLVQIQGSAQLRLTDGTRTSIGYAGGTDYPWTSVGKELANDGKVVLKGLTLPKVIAYFRQHPNELNNYLPRWERFVFFKETGGTAATGSIGVPVTPERSIATDKSLMPPGALAIVNSRFPYAASGGKLVFRRVSRFVLDHDTGSAIKGPGRVDYFMGTGKLAGDRAGITGGNGTLYYLLLKE, from the coding sequence ATGAACAAAACGCTTGCTTTGGTTTCCTTGAGTCTGGGAATTTTCCTTGTCAACCCTATTTGCTCAGTATTGGCTCAGGTTCCTAACTTCACACCACAGCCATTACCAGGCAATTTCCCCGAACAATCACCACCGCAAGTGCCAATAAGCGTGCCAGAGGTACAGCCACCGTTAAAACCGATAACCTTGGAAATAGTCTGTACACCTGCTTATCAATGTTTGGGTTGGGATGAACAAATTTGGGGCACAAAGGGCAAACGAGGCGATCGCAAAGCTCTGTTGACAGCTATTGACAACAGTTTGCGTTACCTGACAACTACCAAGGCTATTGCAGCGTATCAAAATTATCCCATTCCAGAAATTACCCTCGATCGGGTTCGTCGTAGCTTGCAGCGTTTTCGTCAGTTGGTGGTTAGTTCTAAATCACCAGCACAACTGCAAGCTGCTGTGCGGAAAGAGTTTGTCTTTTATAAATCAGTCGGTAACGACGGTCAAGGCACTGTTAAATTCACTGCTTATTACGAGCCGGTTTATACTGCCAGTCGCGTTCGTACATCTGTATATAAATATCCTGTCTATCGATTGCCATCCGACTTTGACCAATGGGCGAAACCGCACCCCAAACGTATAGATTTAGAGGGCAAAGATGGTTTACTAGGTGATAAAAGCCCATTACACGGTTTAGAGTTGTTTTGGTTCCGCGATCGTCTAGATCCATATTTAGTACAAATTCAAGGTTCTGCCCAGTTGAGGTTAACCGATGGGACAAGAACCTCTATTGGCTATGCAGGAGGGACTGATTACCCTTGGACTAGTGTTGGTAAAGAACTAGCTAATGATGGCAAAGTAGTCTTAAAAGGTTTAACGCTACCCAAGGTGATCGCGTACTTTCGTCAACATCCCAACGAGTTGAATAATTATTTACCACGTTGGGAACGCTTTGTCTTTTTTAAGGAAACTGGGGGTACAGCAGCTACTGGAAGTATTGGTGTACCAGTAACGCCAGAGCGTTCTATTGCTACAGATAAATCTCTCATGCCTCCGGGAGCGCTAGCAATAGTGAACTCCAGATTTCCCTATGCTGCTAGCGGTGGAAAACTGGTTTTTCGTCGAGTCAGTCGCTTCGTATTAGATCACGATACCGGCAGCGCCATCAAAGGGCCAGGACGAGTGGATTATTTTATGGGAACTGGTAAATTAGCTGGCGATCGCGCTGGTATAACAGGTGGAAATGGTACTCTATATTATTTGCTACTGAAGGAGTAA
- the lpxD gene encoding UDP-3-O-(3-hydroxymyristoyl)glucosamine N-acyltransferase, whose amino-acid sequence MKFSEILAKLGDAAVSNSLNVNKDNNPEITSVAAVDEATSGTISYIEGLKFAAMVGKTGASALILPQDEALQAQAQERGIAWIATPEPKLIFARTLKFFYQPWRPDPEIHPTAVIHPTVKIGTDVYIGPHVVIHQAVEVGNGACIHANVVIYPDTKIGDRTTLHANCTIHERTLIGADCEIHSGAVIGAEGFGFVPTATGWLKVEQSGYTVLEDGVVVGCNSAIDRPAVGETRVGRHTIIDNLVQIGHGCQIGAGCALAGQSGMAGGVKIGNRVILAGQVGIANQVKIGDGAIASAKAGIHSDVLPGEIVSGTPAVPHKTFLKVSAILPRLPDIYQSLKQLQRQIGQKS is encoded by the coding sequence ATGAAATTTAGCGAAATCTTAGCAAAACTCGGTGACGCCGCTGTTTCTAATAGTCTCAATGTAAATAAAGACAATAACCCAGAAATCACAAGCGTCGCAGCAGTTGATGAAGCAACAAGTGGTACTATCAGCTATATTGAGGGGTTAAAATTTGCGGCAATGGTGGGCAAAACAGGTGCCAGTGCTTTAATTTTGCCTCAAGATGAAGCATTACAGGCACAAGCGCAAGAGCGCGGTATCGCCTGGATCGCAACCCCAGAACCAAAACTGATATTTGCGAGAACGCTCAAGTTTTTCTACCAACCCTGGCGTCCCGATCCAGAAATTCATCCTACTGCTGTAATTCATCCCACCGTGAAAATCGGTACTGATGTTTACATTGGGCCGCATGTAGTGATTCATCAAGCAGTAGAAGTTGGCAATGGCGCATGTATTCATGCCAATGTTGTAATTTATCCTGATACTAAGATAGGCGATCGCACTACTTTACACGCTAATTGCACTATCCATGAACGTACCCTGATTGGTGCAGATTGCGAGATTCACAGTGGCGCAGTCATTGGTGCAGAAGGCTTCGGCTTTGTGCCCACTGCCACTGGTTGGTTAAAAGTGGAACAATCAGGTTACACCGTTTTAGAAGATGGTGTAGTCGTTGGCTGTAACAGCGCTATCGATCGCCCAGCCGTAGGAGAAACACGGGTAGGCCGTCATACAATTATTGACAATTTAGTACAAATTGGTCACGGTTGCCAAATTGGTGCGGGTTGTGCATTAGCAGGTCAATCTGGAATGGCAGGAGGAGTCAAAATCGGAAACCGCGTGATTTTGGCAGGACAAGTAGGTATTGCCAATCAGGTGAAGATAGGGGATGGGGCGATCGCATCTGCTAAAGCTGGAATTCACAGCGATGTTTTACCGGGAGAAATCGTCTCCGGAACCCCAGCCGTACCCCACAAAACTTTTCTGAAAGTGTCTGCTATTTTGCCTCGTTTACCGGATATTTATCAATCTCTAAAGCAATTGCAACGCCAAATTGGACAAAAGTCATGA
- a CDS encoding Hsp20/alpha crystallin family protein codes for MALVRWQPFQEMESIRRQMDRMFDELAGFNREYTTTWAPAIELENTNDQLILRAEIPGIEGKDLDIQVAREAVSIAGETRQERKTEERGYLRSEFRYGKFQRTIPLPVPINNDQVKADFKNGVLTLTLPKVEEAKKKVVKINLENGKTSLPDSQSVQVV; via the coding sequence ATGGCACTTGTACGTTGGCAACCATTCCAAGAAATGGAAAGCATTCGTCGTCAAATGGATCGTATGTTTGACGAACTTGCTGGATTTAATCGTGAGTATACAACAACTTGGGCACCCGCAATCGAGTTGGAAAATACAAACGATCAACTGATTTTAAGGGCTGAAATTCCGGGTATTGAAGGCAAAGACTTAGACATTCAAGTAGCAAGAGAAGCTGTATCTATTGCCGGCGAAACTCGACAAGAAAGAAAAACCGAAGAACGCGGATACTTACGCTCTGAGTTCCGTTATGGTAAGTTCCAACGCACAATTCCTCTGCCTGTCCCTATCAATAATGACCAAGTCAAAGCTGATTTCAAGAATGGCGTTTTGACATTAACACTACCAAAAGTAGAAGAAGCTAAAAAGAAGGTAGTGAAAATTAATTTAGAAAATGGCAAAACGTCCCTCCCTGATTCACAGTCTGTTCAAGTTGTTTAA
- a CDS encoding ATPase AAA — protein sequence MTGEQSMPHSSLKVNIQTETIGKLAVGNHTIEVGASYGAIAELATTQEQLTLEKRSAPVFIRQPPSDRLLEREVSIKDAIAALESGQTVEFYSPAGFGKTFLLGCLEQELQANSAFADGVIRLSPIHPYVGDLLESIWEAFYESNIPYKPTDNQIRQKIQDKQVLILLDDGNKLIQAEVQQLRNATSNCTLVLASSKQRIHKQAYSIALSGLSVQDALVFVEEKIQRSLTMEELPAARSLCIILNGHPMHIQLAIAYMLEEKRTLAQVVSQLPTSEPGKYIIQQIIDSLREPQKSILALLALIDGVGLSQEAIAAITQIPNTLEMLENLLRRHLIQQEGSRYSICKTIAEVLPPEWKLKEPLESAIAYFTNWAQQHQKHSKTLFSEADAIVQILELAVRSSRWQNVLRLVKLMESALALSKRWGLWEEVLQRGLQASQAERDKASEAWALHQLGTRALCLEENSTALKYLTRAIELRESLNDETGVAVTRHNFNLLSSQEQHHFPSLSISQSQSLLNGSGENHNFQEKQKSQQQVEVTVPNSGNQNTEITVTLQPVTQQTAPPSNFGSTKNGHQHQPGINHQGSLKAAKPLPPSSSPPLTRMNIVTKDPLPSSEHYRQNFLLSPKGIITTGILASGGLLAWFNWHRSTPTPTQPATTKPQTTTKPSVIPKPTATATAEPSPIAAPTLIPTPKLSPFPQTTPKIDPALKPDFPEPTKVKPRRSKQSNSEPALPLPNYSPKPIDIPQTKPAIEATPTPSFTPMPTPEIEPPSSEISPAPTFTPITPITPTPEPKSSETAPTSIFTPSSLIPESTSKSQPQADNIPTTPTVTATPTEPSVVTVTPIEQPFNQQ from the coding sequence ATGACTGGAGAACAATCCATGCCGCACAGCAGTCTAAAAGTAAATATACAGACGGAAACTATTGGTAAGCTGGCTGTTGGGAATCACACGATCGAGGTTGGTGCAAGCTACGGCGCGATCGCAGAATTAGCAACCACACAAGAGCAACTCACTTTAGAAAAGCGTTCTGCACCAGTATTCATACGTCAACCCCCGAGCGATAGATTACTGGAGCGTGAAGTATCAATCAAAGACGCGATCGCAGCCCTAGAATCTGGACAAACAGTAGAATTTTATAGTCCCGCAGGTTTTGGCAAAACTTTTTTATTAGGTTGTTTAGAGCAAGAATTACAAGCCAATTCTGCGTTCGCTGATGGTGTCATTCGCCTATCTCCTATTCACCCGTATGTGGGCGATTTACTCGAGTCCATCTGGGAAGCTTTTTATGAAAGCAATATTCCTTATAAACCTACTGATAACCAAATTCGGCAAAAAATTCAGGATAAACAAGTACTGATCTTACTGGATGACGGTAATAAACTCATCCAAGCTGAAGTGCAACAGTTGAGAAATGCTACAAGCAACTGTACCTTAGTGTTAGCTTCTTCAAAGCAGCGTATTCACAAACAGGCATATTCTATCGCGCTGTCTGGGCTGTCTGTCCAAGATGCTCTAGTTTTTGTAGAAGAAAAAATACAGCGCTCCCTCACTATGGAGGAATTACCTGCTGCTAGATCATTGTGTATCATTTTAAACGGGCATCCGATGCATATACAGCTAGCGATCGCCTACATGCTGGAAGAAAAGCGAACGCTAGCCCAAGTCGTCAGTCAATTGCCAACTTCCGAACCAGGTAAATATATCATCCAACAAATCATTGACTCGCTGAGGGAACCGCAAAAAAGCATTTTGGCTCTGTTAGCTTTGATAGATGGCGTAGGGTTGTCGCAGGAAGCGATCGCAGCTATTACGCAAATACCTAACACTCTTGAGATGTTAGAGAATTTGCTTCGGCGTCATCTCATCCAACAGGAAGGCTCTCGCTATAGCATCTGCAAAACAATAGCAGAAGTTTTGCCACCAGAATGGAAGCTAAAAGAACCTCTAGAAAGTGCGATCGCTTACTTTACAAATTGGGCACAACAGCATCAAAAGCACTCAAAAACATTATTTTCAGAAGCTGACGCGATCGTGCAAATCTTAGAATTAGCAGTCAGATCTAGCCGTTGGCAGAATGTCTTGCGCTTGGTTAAATTAATGGAAAGTGCACTCGCTTTGAGCAAGCGATGGGGTTTGTGGGAAGAAGTGCTGCAAAGAGGACTGCAAGCATCTCAAGCCGAACGAGATAAAGCTTCAGAAGCTTGGGCATTGCATCAATTGGGTACTCGCGCCCTTTGTCTAGAAGAAAATAGCACTGCGCTTAAATATTTGACTAGAGCTATAGAATTACGGGAATCTTTGAATGACGAAACGGGAGTTGCTGTAACTCGCCACAATTTCAATTTACTTTCCTCACAGGAACAGCATCATTTCCCATCTCTATCGATTTCTCAGTCTCAAAGTTTACTAAATGGCAGCGGGGAAAACCATAATTTCCAGGAAAAACAGAAAAGTCAGCAACAAGTTGAGGTGACTGTTCCTAACTCTGGAAACCAAAACACAGAGATCACTGTTACTCTTCAACCTGTTACACAGCAAACTGCTCCTCCATCAAATTTTGGCTCGACAAAAAACGGTCATCAACATCAACCTGGGATCAACCATCAAGGTTCTCTGAAGGCTGCCAAACCCCTGCCACCCTCTTCATCACCGCCACTAACTCGCATGAACATAGTGACGAAAGATCCTTTGCCTTCATCCGAGCATTATCGGCAAAACTTTTTGCTATCGCCCAAAGGAATCATCACCACTGGAATTTTAGCTTCAGGTGGATTGCTAGCTTGGTTTAACTGGCATCGTTCCACACCCACACCTACGCAACCAGCCACAACAAAGCCTCAGACAACTACCAAGCCATCAGTTATACCTAAGCCTACAGCAACAGCGACTGCCGAGCCATCACCCATTGCTGCACCGACACTCATACCCACTCCTAAGCTGTCACCTTTTCCCCAAACCACACCCAAGATAGATCCGGCATTAAAACCAGATTTCCCAGAACCAACAAAAGTAAAACCTAGGCGATCAAAACAATCAAATAGTGAACCTGCTCTACCACTACCAAACTACTCGCCCAAACCTATTGATATTCCACAAACAAAACCGGCTATAGAAGCCACACCAACGCCAAGCTTTACACCAATGCCAACTCCAGAAATCGAGCCACCATCCTCAGAAATTTCACCCGCACCAACTTTTACACCAATCACACCGATAACACCAACACCTGAACCAAAATCCTCAGAAACTGCACCAACATCAATTTTCACCCCCTCCTCACTCATTCCAGAATCGACATCAAAATCACAACCACAAGCAGATAACATACCCACCACTCCAACAGTCACGGCAACACCAACAGAACCTTCGGTAGTCACGGTTACGCCAATAGAACAACCTTTTAATCAACAATAA
- a CDS encoding CoB--CoM heterodisulfide reductase iron-sulfur subunit B family protein, with protein MLSHTLKYAYYPGCVAQGACRELHQSTVALTKALGIELIELKKAACCGSGTFKEDSQLLEDTVNARNISLAEELNLPLLTHCSTCQGVIGHVDERLKECQKTNPDYVGQVNTLLEKEGCLPYRGTTEVKHLLYALAKDYGLEEIQRRVSRKLTGLKCAAFYGCYLLRAKKSMLDDDPFQPETMENVFLAVGATPIYYRGRTQCCGWPLASYATTQSFKMAGMHIQEALEAGADCMVTPCPLCHLNLDSRQPEVEKVIGHKLGLPVLHLPQLIALAIGISPKELGLGRHIVSTKPVLEKLGL; from the coding sequence ATGCTATCTCATACGTTGAAATACGCTTACTACCCTGGTTGTGTTGCTCAAGGAGCTTGCCGGGAACTTCATCAGTCAACAGTTGCTCTCACTAAAGCGTTGGGCATTGAACTGATTGAACTGAAAAAAGCTGCTTGCTGCGGTTCCGGCACTTTTAAAGAAGATTCCCAACTGTTGGAAGATACTGTTAATGCCCGAAATATTTCTTTGGCAGAAGAATTAAATTTGCCTTTACTAACCCATTGCAGCACTTGTCAAGGTGTTATCGGCCATGTCGATGAACGCCTCAAAGAATGCCAAAAAACTAATCCCGATTATGTTGGCCAGGTTAATACCTTGCTGGAAAAAGAAGGCTGTTTGCCTTATCGAGGAACCACTGAAGTTAAACATCTCCTTTACGCTCTCGCAAAGGATTATGGTTTAGAAGAAATTCAACGACGGGTTAGTCGCAAATTAACTGGGCTAAAATGCGCTGCTTTTTACGGCTGCTATCTTCTACGGGCGAAAAAGTCCATGCTTGATGATGATCCCTTCCAGCCGGAGACGATGGAAAATGTCTTTCTAGCAGTGGGAGCAACACCAATTTATTACAGAGGTCGTACGCAATGTTGCGGTTGGCCCCTTGCCAGTTATGCCACCACCCAGTCGTTCAAAATGGCTGGAATGCACATTCAAGAAGCCTTAGAAGCTGGTGCTGATTGTATGGTAACGCCTTGTCCTCTGTGTCACCTGAACTTAGATTCTCGCCAGCCAGAGGTAGAAAAGGTAATTGGGCATAAGCTAGGTTTGCCAGTGCTGCACCTACCCCAGTTGATTGCCCTAGCAATTGGTATTAGTCCCAAAGAACTAGGTTTAGGACGGCACATTGTTTCTACTAAGCCAGTGCTAGAGAAATTAGGACTGTAA
- a CDS encoding acyl carrier protein, translating into MSQAEIFEKVKKIVVEQLEVEAEKVTPQASFANDLNADSLDTVELVMALEEEFDIEIPDEAAEKIATVQDAVDYINDKVAASA; encoded by the coding sequence ATGAGCCAAGCGGAAATTTTTGAAAAAGTCAAGAAAATCGTTGTTGAGCAACTGGAAGTTGAGGCTGAAAAGGTCACTCCACAAGCCAGTTTTGCCAACGACCTAAACGCTGATTCCCTGGATACTGTAGAACTGGTAATGGCTTTAGAAGAAGAGTTTGATATCGAAATTCCTGATGAAGCCGCCGAAAAGATTGCCACAGTTCAAGATGCAGTGGATTACATCAACGACAAAGTTGCCGCATCCGCCTAA
- the fabF gene encoding beta-ketoacyl-ACP synthase II produces the protein MTDFIRKRVVVTGVGAITPIGNTPAEYWEGLVSGRNGISEITLFDASRHACRIAGEVKNYDPHDYLDRKEAKRMDRFSQFAVSAAKQALADARLVINDLNAEQIGVIIGSGIGGLKVMEEQQTVYLNRGPDRCSPFMIPMMIANMAAGLTAIHTGAKGPNSCSVTACAAGSNSIGDAFRLIQGGYAQAMICGGAEAAITPLSFAGFAACKALSFRNDDPAHASRPFDQDRDGFVMGEGTGILILEELQHAISRGARIYAEIIGYGMTCDAYHITSPVPGGEGAARAIQLALKDAGLTPEMVNYINAHGTSTPANDSTETAAMKKALGDHAYKVAISSTKSMTGHLLGGSGGIEAVATVMAIANDHLPPTINLENPDPECDLDYVPNVSRPARVEVALSNSFGFGGHNVTLAFKKYV, from the coding sequence ATGACAGATTTTATACGTAAACGCGTTGTTGTAACTGGTGTTGGCGCGATTACACCGATTGGTAATACACCAGCCGAGTATTGGGAAGGATTGGTGAGCGGGCGCAATGGCATTAGCGAAATCACCTTGTTTGATGCTTCTCGCCACGCTTGCCGTATTGCTGGTGAGGTGAAAAACTACGATCCGCACGATTACTTGGATCGTAAAGAAGCCAAGCGTATGGATCGGTTTTCCCAATTTGCCGTCTCGGCGGCAAAACAGGCTCTAGCGGACGCGCGGTTAGTCATTAATGACCTGAACGCAGAACAAATAGGTGTGATTATTGGTTCTGGCATTGGTGGTCTAAAGGTAATGGAAGAGCAGCAAACAGTCTACCTTAATCGTGGGCCAGACCGCTGTAGTCCCTTCATGATTCCCATGATGATTGCCAACATGGCAGCGGGGTTAACAGCAATTCACACTGGAGCAAAAGGGCCTAATTCTTGTTCTGTAACTGCCTGTGCTGCTGGCTCTAACTCTATAGGAGACGCTTTTCGTCTGATTCAGGGCGGATACGCCCAGGCAATGATTTGCGGAGGAGCCGAAGCAGCAATTACACCCCTATCTTTTGCTGGGTTTGCCGCATGTAAAGCACTTTCCTTCCGCAATGATGACCCCGCTCATGCTAGCCGTCCTTTTGATCAAGACCGCGACGGATTTGTTATGGGTGAAGGTACAGGAATTTTAATCTTAGAAGAACTGCAACACGCCATCAGTCGCGGTGCGAGAATTTATGCGGAAATAATCGGCTATGGCATGACCTGTGATGCTTACCATATTACTTCTCCCGTACCTGGTGGAGAAGGTGCCGCCAGGGCCATACAGTTGGCGCTCAAGGACGCGGGACTTACTCCCGAGATGGTGAACTACATCAATGCCCACGGAACTAGCACCCCGGCCAACGATTCGACTGAAACGGCAGCAATGAAAAAAGCCTTGGGAGATCACGCCTACAAAGTAGCAATCAGTTCCACTAAATCGATGACAGGTCACTTGCTGGGCGGTTCTGGTGGCATTGAAGCAGTGGCAACAGTAATGGCGATCGCAAATGACCACCTACCACCAACGATTAACCTGGAAAATCCCGATCCAGAGTGTGATTTAGACTACGTACCAAATGTTAGTCGCCCTGCACGTGTTGAAGTAGCACTATCCAATTCTTTTGGTTTTGGCGGTCATAACGTCACGCTAGCCTTTAAGAAATATGTCTAG